The Cloacibacterium caeni region TGAATTATTTTTGAAACGCAAAGATTTTTTATTATTCTTATGTTTTTAAGGAAGCAAAGTGGGAATTCGCTAGCGAATTGATGAAGCGTGTGTTTTAAAATTGTTTTTTCCGAACGGATTTATTTGTGGCGTGGCTTCGACAGGTTCAGCCACCGAGGTGGAAAATTATTTTTAGGTTTTATTGTTGAATTTTTATATTGTGGCTTCGACAGGCTCAGCCACCGAATTGAGATAAAAATTACGGTTTTCCTTAGTTTTGTTTATATTTGTTTTAGATTACTCTATAAGAATAGATGACACCGAAAAAAACAATAACTGATTAAATTGAAAATATGAAATTCATTTACAACCAATTACTTTTCATCATCATTGCACTTGCAAGTTGTTCAAACGTTTCTCAACCCACCGACCCCATTCCAGAATACGAAACCTTTAAAATTCAATCCAAAAAAGTGGGTGAAGAAAGAATAATTAATGTTTGGACACCTCCAAACTACAAGAATGATAAGGATTCATTAGCCGTGATGTATATGGCAGATGGTGGGATAAAAGAAGACTTTCCTCACATTGCTAATACATTGGCCAAACTTATAAAAGAAAAGAAAATAAAACCTTTAATTCTAGTAGGAATTGAAAATACTGAAAGAAGAAGGGATTTAACAGGTTTTACAGAAATTGAAAAAGACAAAGAAATCGCAGCAGTTGTTGGTGGTTCAGAAAAATTTAGAGCATTTATTAATGATGAACTTTTTCCTGA contains the following coding sequences:
- a CDS encoding alpha/beta hydrolase, which encodes MKFIYNQLLFIIIALASCSNVSQPTDPIPEYETFKIQSKKVGEERIINVWTPPNYKNDKDSLAVMYMADGGIKEDFPHIANTLAKLIKEKKIKPLILVGIENTERRRDLTGFTEIEKDKEIAAVVGGSEKFRAFINDELFPEINKRYRTTNEKSIIGESASGLFVMETFFLTPQMFDHYIAFDPSLWWNNHYLVRTAKEHLSKFPSNEKRVWFAASNAKDISPFTKELANILKKENKTNLKWKFSDEPKEKHTTIFRATKEKAIIWTLNKTE